From Portunus trituberculatus isolate SZX2019 chromosome 50, ASM1759143v1, whole genome shotgun sequence, the proteins below share one genomic window:
- the LOC123499471 gene encoding homeobox protein slou-like has translation MDSRSVSPDSVSPRGQPHQVPLAPLLPATAAPAAAASPIDLSYSVVSKLSLSAPRSTTPTTTLSGASANTTHSDPTSTCTTTSTTHSDSSTTPDSRQHQQASGECQDASGSPASCCGEAKTHNTEAMGGRHTSFSVMDILDPNKFVGRLQVTSSEVTSSIDDASLHPDTSAACDSDSELSVGGGGGSDEGGDDCGDDKTDKDMDEVGGGAAKKRRCDAGGGKPRRARTAFTYEQLVSLENKFKHTRYLSVCERLNLALALNLTETQVKIWFQNRRTKWKKQNPGCDVNQPTQPPSPPSMLSYPGGMGPPLLCPTPLAYLGGNGGHAGASIPAHLTALYLHHLKN, from the exons ATGGATTCTAGATCAGTTTCTCCGGACTCCGTGTCTCCCAGAGGCCAGCCCCACCAGGTGCCCCTGGCCCCGCTGCTTcccgccaccgccgcccccGCCGCTGCCGCCTCGCCCATAGATCTCAGCTACTCCGTTGTCTCTAAACTCAGCCTGAGCGCCCCGCGgtccaccacgcccaccacgaCTCTCAGCGGCGCCTCcgccaacacaacacacagtgACCCCACCTCAAcgtgcaccaccacctccaccacccacaGTGACTCCAGCACGACCCCGGACTCACGCCAGCACCAGCAGGCGTCGGGGGAATGCCAGGACGCCAGCGGCAGCCCAGCCTCCTGCTGCGGCGAAGCCAAGACACACAACACGGAGGCAATGGGAGGCAGACACACTTCCTTCTCCGTCATGGACATTCTTGACCCCAATAAATTTGTGGGACGCCTGCAGGTGACTTCCAGCGAGGTGACCTCCTCCATAGACGACGCCAGCCTGCACCCAGACACGTCCGCTGCGTGTG ATTCAGACTCTGAGCTGAGcgtcggcggcggcggcggcagcgatgAGGGAGGCGACGACTGTGGGGACGACAAAACTGACAAGGATATGGACGAGGTGGGTGGCGGAGCGGCCAAGAAGAGGCGGTGCGACGCGGGCGGCGGCAAGCCCCGGCGGGCGCGCACGGCCTTCACCTACGAGCAGCTGGTGTCGCTGGAGAACAAGTTCAAACACACTCGGTACCTGAGCGTGTGTGAGAGACTCAACCTGGCGCTGGCACTCAACCTGACCGAGACGCAGGTCAAGATCTGGTTCCAGAACCGACGCACCAAGTGGAAGAAGCAGAACCCGGGTTGCGACGTGAACCAGCCCACGCAGCCCCCCAGCCCGCCCAGCATGCTGAGCTACCCTGGGGGCATGGGACCGCCGCTCCTGTGCCCCACACCCCTGGCATATCTGGGCGGCAATGGCGGCCACGCCGGCGCCTCCATCCCCGCCCACCTCACCGccctctacctccaccacctcaaGAACTGA